From the genome of Candidatus Cloacimonadaceae bacterium, one region includes:
- a CDS encoding DNA recombination protein RmuC gives MILEVLIALNLVLGLAVLAIVIRSFRKKEGGDAFLEPLKELSARVDSFERYLRDDVQRLRSDLLEIGSQIRMEMSASISLLSNNLKTENKTNREEQSKSLSDLSESLSRKMQELTSTQQTQSDALKDSLENRMEQIRANNETKLEEMRKTVDEKLHDTLEKRLGESFNQVSERLELVHQGLGEMQSLARGVGDLKKVLTNVKTRGVMGEMQLDNLLEQLLVPEQYERNFKPNPRRDEHVEFAIRLPGRDEDLKSVYLPIDAKFPIEDYHRLIDAYDNSDLAGIEAARKSMVTRIKGCARDIRDKYLNPPLTTDFALLFLPVEGLYAEVLRNSGLFETVQREFHVIIVGPTTIAAILNSLQIGFRTLAIEKRSSEVWKLLSAIKSEFAKFGVVLEKTQKKIQEAGNVLETAHHRSKQIERKLNRVQEIPVIEATQILDLEELALEADEDVDE, from the coding sequence ATGATTCTGGAAGTATTGATCGCCCTAAATCTGGTTCTGGGCTTGGCGGTTCTGGCGATCGTCATCCGTTCTTTCCGTAAAAAAGAAGGCGGAGACGCGTTTCTGGAACCCTTGAAAGAGCTGTCCGCGCGTGTGGATTCGTTTGAAAGATACCTTAGGGACGACGTTCAGCGCCTGCGCAGCGACCTTTTGGAGATCGGTTCCCAAATCCGGATGGAGATGAGCGCATCGATCTCGCTGCTTTCCAATAACCTGAAAACTGAAAACAAGACCAATCGCGAGGAACAGAGTAAATCCCTTTCCGACCTCAGCGAATCGCTCTCACGCAAGATGCAGGAACTTACATCCACTCAACAGACGCAATCTGACGCTCTCAAGGACTCGCTTGAAAACCGCATGGAACAGATCCGCGCCAATAATGAGACCAAGCTGGAAGAGATGCGCAAAACCGTGGATGAAAAACTGCACGATACCCTGGAAAAACGCCTCGGTGAATCATTCAACCAGGTGAGCGAACGTCTCGAACTCGTGCACCAGGGACTGGGCGAAATGCAGTCTCTCGCCAGGGGCGTGGGTGATCTCAAAAAAGTGCTCACCAACGTCAAAACGAGAGGCGTGATGGGTGAAATGCAGCTCGACAACCTGCTGGAGCAACTCCTTGTCCCGGAACAATATGAACGCAATTTCAAACCCAATCCACGCAGGGACGAGCATGTGGAATTTGCCATACGTCTGCCCGGCAGGGATGAAGACCTGAAATCGGTCTATCTGCCCATTGACGCCAAATTTCCCATCGAGGATTATCACCGCCTCATCGATGCCTATGACAATAGCGATCTGGCAGGCATCGAAGCCGCACGCAAAAGCATGGTGACCCGCATCAAAGGCTGTGCCAGAGACATCCGGGACAAATACCTCAATCCGCCGTTGACGACGGATTTTGCGCTGCTCTTTCTACCCGTGGAAGGTCTCTATGCCGAGGTTTTGCGCAATTCCGGCTTGTTTGAAACCGTTCAACGCGAGTTTCATGTGATCATCGTGGGACCCACTACTATCGCTGCCATCCTCAATTCCCTGCAGATCGGATTTCGCACACTAGCCATCGAAAAACGCAGCAGCGAGGTCTGGAAACTGCTCAGCGCGATCAAGAGCGAATTTGCCAAATTTGGCGTCGTGCTGGAAAAAACGCAGAAAAAGATCCAGGAAGCGGGAAACGTGCTTGAAACAGCCCATCACCGTTCCAAACAGATCGAACGAAAACTGAACCGGGTGCAGGAAATCCCCGTCATCGAAGCCACGCAGATCCTTGATCTGGAAGAGCTTGCTCTTGAAGCTGACGAGGATGTTGATGAATAA
- a CDS encoding class II fructose-bisphosphate aldolase has translation MFLTGKQMGEVFLKAKRERFGIIASNVVFDTQIRAIVQGYAAVKSDGLMQMSGGACKYAAGESQDIKIGAQLISTMIKTFSSQFKNSGIGLHIDHATPNYFDFIVYCIENKLVTSVMIDASQEDLPENIRITKEVVDVAHKHGIIVEGEIGHIKGTEDEIVSDTELYTKPEEALEFVLKTNVDLFAASVGTNHGVSRGENIVLRLDLIKSIDELLIAHNVERGLVLHGASGLTDEQQRVAIKNGVVKINKDTHYQMDMATAIQAFWEKEKYAIVCPPDVDPARYVPNKSKFDPRKWLVKGEEMMQDTVMGFCRVTGSADKSILT, from the coding sequence ATGTTTCTAACCGGAAAACAAATGGGTGAGGTATTCCTCAAAGCCAAGCGCGAGCGCTTTGGCATCATTGCTTCCAATGTGGTGTTCGACACCCAGATCCGTGCCATCGTGCAAGGCTATGCCGCGGTCAAATCCGACGGTTTGATGCAAATGAGCGGTGGTGCCTGCAAATATGCCGCCGGCGAATCTCAGGATATCAAGATCGGCGCACAGCTCATCTCCACGATGATCAAAACCTTTTCCAGCCAGTTCAAAAACAGCGGCATCGGTCTGCACATCGATCACGCTACACCAAATTACTTTGATTTCATCGTCTATTGCATCGAAAACAAGCTCGTCACTTCCGTGATGATCGATGCCTCCCAAGAGGATTTGCCGGAAAATATCCGCATCACCAAAGAAGTGGTCGATGTCGCTCACAAACACGGCATCATCGTGGAAGGCGAGATCGGACACATCAAAGGCACGGAAGACGAGATCGTTTCGGACACCGAGCTTTATACCAAGCCGGAAGAGGCACTGGAATTTGTTCTAAAGACAAACGTCGATCTCTTTGCCGCATCGGTGGGCACCAATCATGGTGTCTCAAGGGGCGAAAACATCGTGCTGCGCCTCGATCTGATCAAATCCATCGACGAACTTCTGATCGCCCATAACGTGGAGCGTGGACTCGTTCTCCATGGAGCTTCCGGACTCACGGACGAACAGCAGCGCGTCGCCATCAAAAACGGAGTCGTTAAGATCAACAAAGACACCCACTATCAAATGGACATGGCAACCGCTATTCAGGCTTTTTGGGAAAAGGAAAAATATGCCATCGTCTGCCCGCCGGACGTCGATCCCGCAAGGTATGTGCCGAACAAGAGCAAGTTCGATCCCCGCAAATGGTTGGTCAAGGGTGAAGAAATGATGCAGGACACCGTTATGGGGTTTTG